One Primulina huaijiensis isolate GDHJ02 chromosome 5, ASM1229523v2, whole genome shotgun sequence DNA segment encodes these proteins:
- the LOC140977217 gene encoding uncharacterized protein At5g02240, with protein MSTFDKKTVLVTGAAGRTGRIVYQKLKEKSDEYVTRGLVRTEERKEQIGGADDIYIADIRNAESLIPVFQGVDVLIILTSAVPKMKPGFDPPKGGMPEFYFDDGEFPEQVDWIGQKNQIDTAITAGVKYIILVGSMGGTNPNHQLNSLANGNILIWKRKAEQYLSESGIPYTIIRAGGLQDKEGGLRELLVGKDDELLQTETKIVPRADLAEVCIQALNFEELKFKAFDLASKLQGRGSPTKDFKALFSQVTARF; from the exons GACGAATTGTTTATCAGAAATTGAAGGAGAAATCTGATGAGTATGTTACTAGAGGTTTGGTAAGAACCGAGGAGAGGAAGGAACAAATTGGGGGAGCGGATGATATTTATATTGCAGATATAAGGAATGCCGAGAGCCTTATTCCAGTATTTCAAGGTGTTGATGTTCTTATAATACTAACAAGTGCTGTACCGAAAATGAAACCAGGGTTTGACCCTCCAAAAGGGGGAATGCCTGAATTTTATTTTGACGATGGAGAATTCCCTGAACAG GTGGACTGGATTGGACAAAAGAACCAAATAGATACTG CCATTACTGCTGGAGTTAAGTATATCATATTGGTTGGTTCAATGGGAGGAACAAATCCAAATCATCAGTTGAATAGCCTTGCAAATGGGAATATATTG ATCTGGAAGAGAAAAGCAGAGCAGTATTTGTCTGAGTCAGGAATTCCGTATACTATTATCAG AGCTGGAGGCTTGCAAGATAAAGAAGGTGGACTAAGAGAGCTACTCGTTGGAAAGGATGATGAGCTTCTTCAAACTGAAACAAAGATAGTTCCAAGAGCTGATCTTGCAGAAGTTTGCATTCAG GCACTAAACTTTGAGGAGCTGAAATTTAAAGCATTTGACTTGGCTTCAAAACTTCAGGGAAGGGGCTCACCGACGAAGGATTTTAAGGCTCTATTTTCCCAAGTTACCGCTCGTTTCTGA